From a single Arachis hypogaea cultivar Tifrunner chromosome 3, arahy.Tifrunner.gnm2.J5K5, whole genome shotgun sequence genomic region:
- the LOC112775289 gene encoding cysteine-rich receptor-like protein kinase 34, protein MPNKSLDSFLFDSSRELLDWMKRFNIIFGIARGLLYLHQDSRLRIIHRDLKTSNILLDNELNPKILDFGVVRMFTENQMEANTKIIAGTYGYMAPEYAIEGIFSTKSDVFSFGIILLEIVSGRKNTGIFYPNQGFNLLGHAWRLWKEENPIKLVDACLEDTFTISEVLRCIHIGLLCVQLHPDDRPNMA, encoded by the exons ATGCCCAATAAAAGTTTAGATTCCTTTCTTTTTG ATTCTTCTCGAGAACTTCTTGATTGGATGAAACGATTTAACATCATATTTGGAATTGCTCGTGGACTTCTTTATCTTCACCAAGATTCAAGATTGAGAATTATACACAGAGATCTTAAAACAAGTAATATTTTATTAGACAATGAATTGAAcccaaaaattttagattttggaGTGGTACGAATGTTTACTGAAAATCAAATGGAAGCgaatacaaaaataattgcaGGAACATA TGGCTATATGGCACCAGAATATGCAATAGAAGGGATATTTTCTACCAAATCTGATGTTTTCAGCTTTGGAATAATATTATTAGAGATAGTAAGTGGACGGAAAAACACAGGAATTTTTTATCCTAATCAAGGGTTCAATCTTCTAGGACAT GCATGGAGATTATGGAAAGAAGAAAATCCAATAAAACTAGTAGATGCTTGTTTGGAAGACACTTTTACAATTTCAGAGGTTCTACGTTGCATACACATTGGTCTTTTATGTGTGCAATTGCATCCTGATGATAGACCAAACATGGCATAA
- the LOC112775297 gene encoding uncharacterized protein encodes MKKVQSAKRKVSCKVTSRPIPAKILRYFPLKPRIKKLFISSKTADLMTWHNKGHKNDGKLRHPADSPAWKNFDSLHSNFALEPQNVRMGLASDGFNPYKTMSSRYSIWPVVLTIYNLPPWDCIKQHSMMLSLLIPGPSSPNRNIDIYLQPLIDELKELWENGFETYDASSGKLFRVHAALLWTLSDLPGYSMLSGWRTSGKLACPICNYDTCSRFLKHSKKTCYMGHQRFLASKHRWRKDKKSFDSTKELRTAPVPLSGPDILEKLGNRENLFGKTIERRRNDDDPWTKKSIFFELPYWSTNLLRHNLDVMHIEKNICENIVGTLLNLEGKSKDHLKARLDLVDIEIWHELHPKNIGLNKTFLPPARFKMSSKEKSDFCCVLKNAKLLEGYGFNISRCVQLEHHKLLGLKSHDYHILMQDLLIKIAIRRALPKEVVRVLLKFSSYFKTLCSKVIRVDVFEQLDVEIAQILCELERIFPPSFFVLMIHLSMHLAYEARLGGPVQYRWMYPIER; translated from the coding sequence atgaaaaaggtccaaagTGCTAAAAGAAAAGTTTCTTGTAAGGTAACTTCTCGACCAATTCCAGCAAAGATTTTGAGGTATTTTCCTTTGAAACCGAGGATCAAGAAACTATTCATATCTTCAAAAACCGCCGATCTGATGACATGGCACAATAAAGGTCATAAAAATGATGGAAAACTAAGGCATCCAGCAGACTCACCAGCTTGGAAAAATTTCGATTCGTTACATTCAAATTTTGCATTGGAGCCTCAAAATGTGAGGATGGGTTTAGCAAGTGATGGTTTTAACCCATATAAAACAATGAGTAGTAGATACAGTATTTGGCCGGTGGTCCTGACGATATATAACTTGCCTCCATGGGATTGCATAAAACAACATTCTATGATGTTGTCTTTGCTTATTCCTGGTCCTTCTTCTCCTAATAGAAATATTGATATATATTTACAACCTTTAATCGATGAGTTAAAAGAGTTATGGGAGAATGGCTTTGAGACATATGATGCTTCTAGTGGAAAGTTATTTCGTGTACATGCTGCCTTACTTTGGACTCTAAGCGATTTGCCTGGTTACTCTATGTTATCTGGTTGGCGTACAAGTGGAAAATTGGCATGTCCTATTTGTAATTATGACACATGCTCTAGATTCTTGAAACATAGTAAAAAAACCTGTTACATGGGACATCAAAGATTTTTAGCATCAAAGCATCGGTGGCGAAAGGATAAGAAGAGTTTCGACAGTACAAAAGAGCTAAGAACAGCACCTGTACCACTATCAGGGCCtgatatattagaaaaattaggcAATAGGGAGAATTTGTTTGGGAAGACTATAGAGAGGAGAAGAAATGATGATGATCCCTGGACTAAGAAAAGCATCTTTTTCGAGTTACCATATTGGAGTACTAATTTGCTTCGTCACAACTTGGATGTAATGCACATTGAAAagaatatttgtgaaaatattgtTGGAACATTATTGAATTTAGAAGGAAAATCAAAAGATCATCTCAAAGCAAGGCTTGACTTGGTAGATATAGAGATATGGCATGAACTTCATCCAAAAAATATAGGACTAAATAAGACATTTTTGCCACCAGCACGTTTCAAAATGTCTTCAAAGGAAAAAAGTGACTTTTGTTGTGTTTTGAAAAATGCAAAGCTTCTTGAAGGGTATGGCTTCAATATTTCTAGGTGTGTTCAACTGGAACATCACAAACTTCTTGGTCTTAAGAGTCACGACTACCATATATTGATGCAAGACTTGCTTATTAAAATAGCAATTCGAAGAGCTTTACCAAAAGAAGTTGTGAGAGTTCTACTCAAGTTTAGTTCATACTTCAAGACGTTATGCTCTAAAGTTATCAGAGTTGATGTGTTTGAACAATTAGATGTTGAAATTGCACAAATTCTTTGTGAATTAGAAAGAATATTTCCACCATCATTTTTTGTGCTAATGATCCATTTGTCTATGCATCTAGCATATGAAGCAAGACTTGGTGGACCTGTCCAATACCGTTGGATGTACCCAATTGAGAGGTGA
- the LOC140183349 gene encoding G-type lectin S-receptor-like serine/threonine-protein kinase At4g27290, whose protein sequence is MTQFQSLPDGNTLVSEDEIFEMGFFSPGNNSNRYLGIWYKGIPVRTVVWVANRENPIKDNSSKLSINSEGRLVILSHNETLVWSSNSTTQKQVNSPIVQLLNSGNLVLRDEKDNDFESYLWQSFDYPSDTLLPGMKIGWNLKSGLNRQLSAWKNWDDPSPADFTWGILLGTTPELVIWKGTTKYYRSGPWNGERFTSIALFQLEFVSTNDEVFTTYNLNNKSVITRLVLNKSVYLRQRYNWIPENQIWQLYSSVPRDNCDNYNLCGSYGNCIVQESPPCKCLTGFKPKSPRSWEAFDWTEGCMQSEEWRCKVKNKDGFEKFSGLKMPDTTKSWASKNLTLDGCRIKCWKNCSCTAYAILDIRGEGSGCQIWFGDLMDLRVASIPGQDLYVRVPVSATGFNVNVLVVNK, encoded by the exons ATGACACAATTTCAGTCACTTCCTGATGGAAATACTTTGGTTTCCGAAGATGAAATCTTTGAGATGGGTTTCTTCAGTCCCGGTAATAACTCAAATCGCTACCTTGGAATCTGGTACAAAGGAATCCCAGTTAGAACTGTTGTTTGGGTTGCCAACCGTGAAAATCCGATCAAAGACAACTCCAGCAAATTGAGCATCAACTCAGAAGGACGACTTGTGATTCTCAGCCATAACGAAACTCTTGTTTG gtcatcaaattcaacaacacAGAAGCAAGTTAATAGTCCAATTGTGCAACTTCTAAACTCAGGAAACTTGGTCCTAAGAGACGAAAAGGATAATGATTTCGAAAGCTACTTATGGCAGAGCTTTGACTATCCATCTGATACGCTGTTACCAGGAATGAAGATTGGTTGGAACCTAAAAAGTGGCCTTAACAGGCAGTTATCAGCATGGAAGAATTGGGATGACCCTTCTCCAGCAGATTTCACTTGGGGAATTCTACTTGGAACCACCCCTGAGTTGGTTATATGGAAAGGAACTACAAAGTACTATAGGAGTGGTCCATGGAACGGAGAAAGATTCACCAGCATAGCGCTTTTCCAATTAGAATTTGTGTCCACCAATGATGAGGTGTTTACCACATACAACCTCAACAATAAGTCAGTGATAACAAGACTCGTTCTAAACAAATCAGTTTATTTACGTCAGCGCTACAATTGGATCCCAGAGAACCAAATTTGGCAATTATATTCGTCGGTGCCTCGTGACAATTGTGATAACTACAATCTTTGTGGTTCTTATGGGAACTGCATTGTGCAAGAGTCACCGCCATGTAAGTGTTTAACAGGTTTTAAGCCGAAATCACCACGAAGCTGGGAGGCATTTGATTGGACAGAAGGATGCATGCAAAGTGAAGAATGGAGGtgtaaagtgaaaaataaagatgGTTTTGAAAAATTCAGTGGGTTAAAAATGCCAGATACCACCAAGTCTTGGGCAAGTAAAAATTTGACACTTGATGGTTGCAGGATTAAGTGTTGGAAGAATTGTTCTTGCACTGCCTATGCAATCTTAGATATTAGAGGAGAAGGCAGTGGCTGTCAAATTTGGTTTGGAGATTTAATGGATCTCAGAGTTGCTTCAATTCCAGGACAAGATTTGTACGTTCGGGTGCCTGTATCAGCTACTG gtTTCAATGTTAATGTTTTAGTAGTCAACAAATGA